Proteins co-encoded in one Pyxidicoccus xibeiensis genomic window:
- a CDS encoding AI-2E family transporter: protein MERDTVGQRSQVTLKTAFTVCFAVLTVAALVVLVMRTQVALTLTGIAALLALALEHAVSWLERKRLPRMLAIVLVMLGLLLVLGALALLVVPAAVAQVDALVLQWPQLWRELRESHVFRLASERLHNLGWTRRMEETTPQLPTGTTLPDLVMLAIGGAVGLAGGALTVFFLVGFMLAFGGGLLKRLLDLSRPEHRLRYVRVLRNVYRATGGYLSGLTVICAINATLTTLVLAVMGVPYFLPLGIASGFSSMVPYAGPLIAGAFITLLSWATGGMWLALGVLTWFVLYGQLEGNVLAPLVFRRTVHVNPLIVLLAVLFCAELAGVVGALVAVPVAAAAQIITREVLLFRHERRAALSRVPPGAT, encoded by the coding sequence GTGGAACGCGACACAGTGGGACAGCGCTCACAGGTGACGCTGAAGACGGCGTTCACGGTGTGCTTCGCGGTGCTGACCGTGGCGGCGCTCGTGGTGCTGGTGATGCGCACGCAGGTGGCGCTCACGCTGACGGGCATTGCCGCGCTGCTGGCGCTGGCGCTGGAGCACGCGGTGTCATGGCTGGAGCGCAAGCGGCTGCCGCGCATGCTGGCCATCGTGCTGGTGATGCTGGGGCTGCTGCTGGTGCTGGGAGCGCTGGCGCTGCTGGTGGTGCCGGCCGCGGTGGCACAGGTGGATGCGCTGGTGCTGCAGTGGCCGCAGCTGTGGCGGGAGCTGCGCGAGTCGCACGTGTTCCGGCTGGCGAGCGAGCGGCTGCACAACCTGGGGTGGACGCGGCGGATGGAGGAGACCACGCCGCAGTTGCCCACGGGGACGACGCTGCCGGACCTGGTGATGCTCGCCATCGGTGGGGCGGTGGGGCTGGCGGGCGGCGCGCTCACCGTGTTCTTCCTGGTGGGGTTCATGCTGGCCTTCGGTGGGGGCCTGTTGAAGCGGCTGCTGGACCTGTCCCGGCCGGAGCACCGGCTGCGCTACGTGCGGGTGCTGCGCAACGTGTACCGGGCCACGGGCGGCTACCTGTCCGGGCTCACGGTCATCTGCGCCATCAACGCCACGCTCACCACCCTGGTGCTGGCGGTGATGGGGGTGCCGTACTTCCTGCCGCTGGGCATCGCGAGCGGCTTCTCCAGCATGGTGCCCTACGCGGGGCCGCTGATTGCCGGGGCCTTCATCACGCTGCTGTCGTGGGCGACGGGGGGCATGTGGCTGGCATTGGGGGTGCTGACGTGGTTCGTGCTGTACGGGCAGCTCGAGGGCAACGTGCTGGCGCCGCTGGTGTTCCGGCGCACGGTGCACGTCAACCCGCTCATCGTGCTGCTGGCGGTGCTCTTCTGCGCGGAGCTGGCGGGCGTGGTGGGCGCACTGGTGGCGGTGCCCGTCGCGGCGGCGGCGCAGATCATCACCCGCGAGGTGCTGCTCTTCCGCCACGAGCGCCGCGCCGCCCTGAGCCGTGTTCCGCCGGGTGCGACGTGA
- a CDS encoding DedA family protein, whose amino-acid sequence MSGGPLPWLLTHGSAALLFAALVAGGVGVPIPEDLVLLATGILAHQGVLPLPLALGLALAGVLCGDLALFLTARRLGPKLYEHRRLRGLLPPERRERLAKLYSRHGGWVVFGGRFLSVLRGAVFAMAAVQGMPLRRFLLWDVLALCVSVPVVVGLGYVFSHSVDRVAHGLGRVEHGLAIAAALGLVLLVTVRALRARREARPPEGAESHGRQAPPVH is encoded by the coding sequence ATGTCGGGCGGACCGCTCCCGTGGCTGCTCACCCATGGCTCGGCGGCGCTGCTGTTCGCGGCGCTCGTTGCCGGGGGCGTGGGCGTGCCGATTCCCGAGGACCTGGTGCTGCTGGCCACTGGCATCCTCGCGCACCAGGGCGTGCTTCCCCTGCCGCTGGCGCTGGGGCTGGCCCTGGCCGGGGTGCTCTGTGGCGACCTGGCCCTGTTCCTCACCGCGCGGCGGCTGGGGCCGAAGCTGTACGAGCACCGGCGCCTGCGCGGCCTGCTACCTCCAGAGCGCCGCGAGCGGCTGGCGAAGCTCTACTCGCGGCATGGAGGGTGGGTGGTCTTCGGTGGGCGCTTCCTGTCGGTGCTGCGCGGGGCGGTGTTCGCCATGGCGGCGGTGCAGGGCATGCCGCTGCGGCGCTTCCTGCTGTGGGATGTCCTGGCCCTGTGCGTGAGCGTGCCGGTGGTGGTGGGGCTCGGCTACGTCTTCTCGCACAGCGTGGACCGGGTGGCGCACGGGCTGGGGCGGGTGGAGCACGGGCTGGCCATCGCCGCGGCGCTCGGGCTGGTACTGCTGGTGACGGTGCGAGCGCTACGGGCCCGTCGGGAGGCGAGGCCGCCCGAAGGCGCCGAGAGTCATGGCCGTCAGGCCCCGCCAGTGCATTGA
- the bioA gene encoding adenosylmethionine--8-amino-7-oxononanoate transaminase, giving the protein MERTDIVRLDKGHVWHPYTAMEAYIAQTDPLVVVRSEGPYFFDADGTRYLDANGSWWVSTLGHRHPRLVRALTEQAGRLPHVSLAGVTHEPAAALASELAAIAPGADRAGLPASERLGHVFYSDNGSTAVEVAIKMAAQYWAQNGRPRRTRFITLSGAFHGETLGATSVGGVPLFREVFGPLLFDVVHVPAPSDEGGWERAFAQVQAALRAHPDEIAGVILEPVLQGAAGMLMSSPDFVRAVREATREVDTFLIADEVFTGLGRTGARFAVDLAGVVPDLLCLAKALSGGLLPFGATLASERLFSGFLGAPQRAFYYGHSYCGNPLGAAVAREVLAIYRDEDVLGQVARKAPRIRAAFERMAATIPGLERPRALGMVGAVDLGGGGYLARGGWRVYEAARRRGLYLRPLGDTVYIAPALNIPDEALEELLAGVEASLREVAGS; this is encoded by the coding sequence GTGGAGCGGACGGACATCGTCAGGCTGGACAAGGGGCACGTCTGGCATCCGTACACCGCCATGGAGGCGTACATCGCGCAGACGGACCCGCTCGTCGTCGTGCGCTCGGAGGGGCCGTACTTCTTCGACGCCGATGGCACCCGGTACCTCGACGCCAATGGCTCCTGGTGGGTGTCCACCCTGGGACACCGGCACCCACGCCTGGTGCGCGCGCTCACCGAGCAGGCAGGGCGGCTTCCCCATGTGTCCCTCGCGGGTGTCACCCACGAGCCCGCCGCGGCGCTTGCGTCGGAGCTGGCCGCCATCGCTCCCGGCGCGGACCGGGCCGGGCTCCCCGCCTCCGAGCGGCTGGGCCACGTGTTCTATTCGGACAACGGCAGCACGGCGGTGGAGGTGGCCATCAAGATGGCCGCCCAGTACTGGGCGCAGAACGGGCGCCCCCGCCGCACGCGCTTCATCACGCTCTCCGGGGCCTTCCACGGGGAGACCCTCGGCGCCACCAGCGTGGGCGGCGTGCCCCTGTTCCGGGAGGTGTTCGGCCCGCTGCTGTTCGACGTGGTGCACGTGCCCGCTCCGTCGGACGAGGGTGGCTGGGAGCGCGCCTTCGCCCAGGTCCAGGCCGCGCTGCGCGCGCACCCGGACGAGATTGCCGGCGTCATCCTCGAGCCCGTGCTCCAGGGCGCGGCGGGCATGTTGATGTCCTCGCCGGACTTCGTGCGCGCGGTGCGTGAGGCCACCCGCGAGGTGGACACCTTCCTCATCGCCGACGAGGTCTTCACCGGCCTGGGCCGCACCGGCGCGCGCTTCGCGGTGGACCTGGCCGGCGTGGTGCCGGACCTGCTGTGTCTCGCGAAGGCGCTCTCCGGCGGGCTCCTGCCCTTCGGCGCCACGCTGGCCTCGGAGCGGTTGTTCTCCGGCTTCCTGGGCGCGCCGCAGCGGGCCTTCTATTACGGGCACTCGTACTGCGGGAACCCGCTGGGCGCGGCGGTGGCTCGCGAGGTGCTCGCCATCTACCGCGACGAGGACGTGCTCGGACAGGTGGCTCGCAAGGCGCCCCGCATCCGCGCCGCGTTCGAGCGGATGGCGGCCACGATTCCCGGGCTGGAACGCCCGCGGGCGCTCGGCATGGTGGGCGCGGTGGACCTGGGCGGTGGCGGCTACCTCGCTCGCGGCGGCTGGCGCGTGTACGAGGCGGCGCGGCGCCGGGGGCTCTACCTGCGGCCGCTCGGTGACACCGTGTACATCGCTCCCGCGCTCAACATCCCGGATGAGGCGCTGGAGGAGCTGCTGGCGGGCGTGGAGGCGTCCCTGCGCGAGGTGGCCGGGAGCTGA
- a CDS encoding acyl-CoA desaturase: MAVLIFFVSHWVLCVFFQSFFQHRYAAHRMYTMGPRTERVMHLLTYLVQGSSYLSPRAYAILHREHHAFSDTEKDPHSPHFFTDVARMMMHTKKRYEDYAAGRGQPEARFLGGYPEWPLVDTTLRTSWLATLGWVGAYTAFYVAFATSPWQFLLLPVHFLMGPVHGAIVNWCGHKYGYRNFNSADKSRNTLPVELLCMGELFQNNHHKFGSSPNFAARRFEVDPTWQVMRVLAKLGVIRIATPQRAVWPEPREAVRDTGHAQAA, from the coding sequence ATGGCCGTCCTCATCTTCTTCGTGTCGCACTGGGTGCTCTGTGTCTTCTTCCAGAGCTTCTTCCAGCATCGCTACGCCGCGCACCGCATGTACACCATGGGTCCACGCACGGAGCGGGTGATGCACCTGCTGACCTACCTGGTGCAGGGCTCCTCGTACCTGTCGCCCCGGGCGTATGCCATCCTGCACCGCGAGCACCACGCGTTCTCCGACACGGAGAAGGACCCGCACTCGCCGCACTTCTTCACGGACGTGGCGCGGATGATGATGCACACCAAGAAGCGCTACGAGGACTACGCGGCCGGCCGCGGGCAGCCCGAGGCCCGCTTCCTGGGCGGTTATCCGGAGTGGCCGCTGGTGGACACCACGCTGCGCACGTCCTGGCTGGCCACGCTGGGCTGGGTGGGCGCGTACACGGCGTTCTACGTGGCCTTCGCGACGTCGCCCTGGCAGTTCCTGCTGCTGCCCGTCCACTTCCTGATGGGGCCGGTGCACGGGGCCATCGTGAACTGGTGCGGGCACAAGTACGGGTACCGGAACTTCAACAGCGCGGACAAGTCGCGCAACACGCTGCCCGTCGAGCTCTTGTGCATGGGGGAGCTGTTCCAGAACAACCACCACAAGTTCGGCAGCAGCCCCAACTTCGCGGCCCGCAGGTTCGAGGTGGACCCCACGTGGCAGGTGATGCGCGTGCTGGCGAAGCTGGGCGTCATCCGCATCGCCACCCCGCAGCGCGCCGTCTGGCCGGAGCCGCGAGAGGCCGTGCGCGACACAGGCCACGCCCAAGCGGCCTGA
- a CDS encoding GNAT family N-acetyltransferase, producing MPADTPLRLRLRILEAVTDVPAAAWDALCGPDAPPFIRHAWLEAMEESGSATEETGWAPHHLTLWRGQKLVAAAPAYRKFHSMGEYIYDFGWADAAARLGVEYYPKLVVGGPLSPATVPRFLIAAGEDVTALRRALLTAATESARESGCSSVHVLYPTGEEADFLEAEGLARRITLQFHWKNPGYQSYDDYLSRFDSKRRNQLKRERGAAAPQGISLHTVRGAELTPAHAKRAYGFYTSTCERHAWGQIQLTPDFFARVFKHLPDAVEMVEASRGGKIIAGAFNLATRERLYGRYWGAFEEHPFLHFHVCLYHSVEDCIRAGRKVFEPGAGGEHKVSRGFEPTAVHSAHLLFDPTLDGAVRGFLRREHSRLAPAVEEAERICGLKPWPLAARPASGGATGT from the coding sequence GTGCCCGCTGACACCCCGCTCCGCCTCCGCCTCCGCATCCTCGAAGCAGTGACAGACGTCCCGGCCGCCGCCTGGGACGCGCTCTGTGGCCCCGATGCGCCGCCCTTCATCCGCCACGCCTGGCTGGAGGCCATGGAGGAGAGCGGCAGCGCCACCGAGGAAACTGGCTGGGCCCCGCACCACCTGACGCTCTGGCGCGGCCAGAAGCTCGTCGCGGCCGCGCCCGCCTATCGCAAGTTCCACAGCATGGGCGAGTACATCTACGACTTCGGCTGGGCCGACGCCGCTGCCCGCCTGGGCGTCGAGTACTACCCGAAGCTCGTCGTCGGCGGCCCCCTCTCCCCCGCCACCGTCCCCCGCTTCCTCATCGCCGCCGGCGAGGACGTCACCGCCCTGCGCCGCGCGCTGCTCACCGCCGCCACCGAGAGCGCCCGCGAGTCCGGCTGCTCCTCCGTCCACGTCCTCTACCCCACCGGCGAAGAGGCGGACTTCCTCGAGGCCGAGGGCCTGGCCCGCCGCATCACCCTCCAGTTCCACTGGAAGAACCCGGGCTACCAGAGCTACGACGACTACCTCTCCCGGTTCGACTCCAAGCGCCGCAACCAGCTCAAGCGCGAGCGCGGCGCCGCCGCCCCCCAGGGCATCTCCCTGCACACCGTGCGCGGCGCCGAGCTCACCCCGGCCCACGCGAAGCGCGCCTACGGCTTCTACACCTCCACCTGCGAGCGCCACGCCTGGGGCCAGATTCAGCTCACCCCCGACTTCTTCGCCCGCGTCTTCAAGCACCTGCCGGACGCGGTGGAGATGGTGGAAGCCTCCCGTGGCGGCAAAATCATTGCCGGCGCCTTCAACCTCGCCACCCGCGAGCGGCTCTATGGCCGCTACTGGGGCGCCTTCGAGGAGCACCCCTTCCTCCACTTCCACGTCTGCCTGTACCACTCGGTGGAGGACTGCATCCGCGCCGGCCGCAAGGTCTTCGAGCCCGGCGCCGGCGGCGAGCACAAGGTCTCCCGCGGCTTCGAGCCCACCGCCGTCCACAGCGCCCACCTCCTCTTCGACCCCACCCTGGACGGCGCCGTGCGGGGCTTCCTCCGCCGCGAGCACTCCCGGCTGGCCCCGGCCGTGGAGGAGGCCGAGCGCATCTGCGGCCTGAAGCCCTGGCCCCTGGCCGCCCGCCCGGCCTCCGGGGGGGCTACCGGTACCTGA
- a CDS encoding suppressor of fused domain protein → MKAPETTEDFIQWYEDCWADRDEVEYPKMFGAIDEGVFTLDQTDAIQAWMESELAQVQEPDPNWEPMGVRVAPPSKDYPYWTYVTSGLSNPFTVAPGEEFPDDAPSGLGYEMVIHTPEEAKWPVFRLLDMMAYNLVCLRAFAMGHRYPVEGSLDGGESKLGGFVFVRDPSRPDHFVLPSGKVQLITLVGATKNEMAFARSNGMDKLMAKLVAAGSGYITLPERDEVKL, encoded by the coding sequence ATGAAAGCCCCGGAGACGACTGAAGACTTCATCCAATGGTACGAGGACTGCTGGGCGGACCGTGATGAGGTCGAGTACCCCAAGATGTTCGGCGCCATCGACGAAGGCGTCTTCACGCTCGACCAGACGGACGCCATTCAAGCGTGGATGGAGAGTGAGCTGGCGCAGGTGCAGGAGCCGGACCCGAACTGGGAACCGATGGGCGTGCGCGTGGCGCCGCCGAGCAAGGACTACCCGTACTGGACCTATGTCACCAGCGGCCTGTCCAACCCCTTCACCGTGGCGCCCGGCGAGGAGTTCCCGGACGACGCGCCCAGCGGGCTGGGCTACGAGATGGTCATCCACACGCCCGAGGAGGCGAAGTGGCCGGTGTTCCGCCTGCTGGACATGATGGCCTACAACCTCGTGTGCCTGCGCGCCTTCGCCATGGGCCACCGCTACCCGGTGGAGGGCTCGCTGGACGGCGGTGAGTCCAAGCTGGGCGGCTTCGTGTTCGTCAGGGACCCGTCCCGCCCGGACCACTTCGTGCTGCCCAGCGGCAAGGTGCAGCTGATTACGCTGGTGGGCGCCACGAAGAACGAGATGGCCTTCGCCCGCTCCAACGGCATGGACAAGCTGATGGCGAAGCTGGTGGCGGCCGGCAGCGGCTACATCACCCTGCCCGAGCGGGACGAAGTGAAGCTGTAG